The Nostoc sp. 'Lobaria pulmonaria (5183) cyanobiont' genome window below encodes:
- a CDS encoding type I restriction endonuclease, with product MNPAQLRQTTVKASRVIRKLRRRFDLTQSAMAATGYAYAPSLLTWFEVIGYTVLLEPDVALGKHRIGRSSYKEVVLRDRLHSALQKINPTKPPEAIAKAIYQVTSTESSDLLENNRRFHKLLTDGVEVEYFLNDEIVHDKVWLTDPFNLLNNDWLVIHPLTVVEGNHAHCPDVVVFINGLPLAVIVSIYPSDEHATFKAGYQRIQTYLQQIPKLFFYNSFLFLTCGNQARVGTLTSDLQEFLPWHTIEGEDFSLKGATELEVLIQGIFDKRRFLEQVLHLIVFESNGTDISKKLLR from the coding sequence ATGAATCCAGCACAGCTAAGGCAAACAACTGTGAAGGCGAGTCGTGTTATAAGAAAACTTCGCCGCCGTTTTGATCTCACACAATCTGCGATGGCTGCGACGGGCTACGCCTACGCACCATCTTTGCTTACTTGGTTCGAGGTCATTGGCTACACAGTTTTATTAGAGCCAGATGTTGCTTTAGGTAAGCATCGCATCGGGCGCAGTAGTTATAAAGAAGTGGTTTTGCGCGATCGCCTTCATAGCGCTTTACAAAAGATTAACCCAACAAAACCGCCTGAAGCGATCGCCAAGGCTATCTATCAAGTTACCTCCACAGAGAGTTCTGACTTGTTGGAAAATAACCGCCGCTTTCACAAACTTCTAACCGATGGTGTTGAAGTTGAATATTTCTTGAACGATGAAATAGTTCATGATAAAGTGTGGCTCACCGATCCATTTAATTTGCTAAATAATGATTGGCTAGTTATTCATCCTTTGACTGTAGTTGAAGGGAATCATGCTCACTGTCCTGATGTAGTTGTCTTTATCAACGGTTTACCATTGGCAGTTATTGTCTCGATTTATCCAAGTGATGAACATGCCACATTCAAAGCAGGTTATCAACGAATCCAAACTTACCTTCAACAGATACCGAAGCTGTTTTTTTATAATTCATTCCTATTTCTTACTTGCGGAAATCAAGCACGAGTCGGTACATTAACCTCAGACTTGCAGGAGTTTTTACCCTGGCACACTATTGAAGGTGAAGATTTTTCTCTCAAAGGTGCAACTGAACTAGAGGTGCTGATTCAAGGTATTTTTGATAAACGGCGTTTCCTAGAGCAAGTATTGCACTTGATAGTATTTGAGTCCAACGGAACCGACATCAGTAAAAAATTGCTTCGCTAA
- the dnaN gene encoding DNA polymerase III subunit beta, with the protein MKLVCSQSDLSTNLSLVSRAVPSRPTHPVLANVLLQADAETNQVSLTAFDLSLGIRTSFNAEVWESGAIALPAKLLVDITSRLPEGEITLDDESALTGATSGGEGLIVTLTPKSGHYQFQAMGPEEFPELPVIENTEVIHLTTTALIEGLRGSLFATSADETKQVLTGVHLTVKQDTLEFAATDGHRLAVVETSNERPLGGTSQLEVTVPARALRELQRMLAHSASSDEPVALYFDRGQVVFAWQNQRLTSRTLEGQYPAYRQLIPRQFERQVTIERRQFVSTLERIAVLADQKNNIVKLSIDSEAQEITLSCEAQDVGNGRESMPAEISGENIEIAFNIKYLMEGLKELPSTEIQMHLNQSLTPVIFTPLGGLKMTYLAMPVQLRS; encoded by the coding sequence ATGAAATTAGTTTGCTCCCAAAGCGATCTCAGTACAAACCTCTCACTCGTTAGTCGTGCAGTACCTTCACGACCAACTCATCCAGTACTTGCCAATGTGCTGTTACAAGCGGATGCTGAAACTAACCAAGTAAGCTTAACAGCCTTCGATCTCAGCTTAGGAATCCGCACCAGCTTTAACGCAGAGGTATGGGAAAGTGGTGCGATCGCACTTCCTGCTAAATTACTTGTAGACATCACTTCTCGTCTTCCAGAAGGTGAAATCACTCTCGATGATGAATCAGCCTTGACAGGTGCAACATCTGGTGGAGAAGGTTTAATTGTCACACTCACACCTAAGAGTGGACATTACCAATTCCAAGCAATGGGGCCAGAAGAATTTCCCGAACTTCCTGTAATTGAAAATACAGAAGTAATTCATCTCACCACCACCGCATTAATTGAGGGATTACGCGGTTCATTGTTTGCTACCAGTGCTGATGAAACCAAACAAGTACTCACCGGTGTGCATTTAACAGTTAAACAAGATACTCTAGAATTTGCAGCTACCGACGGACATCGCCTCGCAGTCGTAGAAACTAGCAACGAGCGTCCTCTAGGCGGAACTAGTCAACTAGAAGTAACAGTACCAGCTAGAGCATTACGTGAACTCCAACGAATGTTAGCTCATAGCGCCTCATCAGATGAACCTGTAGCTTTATATTTCGATCGAGGTCAAGTTGTGTTTGCATGGCAAAATCAACGCTTGACTAGTCGCACATTAGAAGGGCAATATCCTGCTTATCGACAATTAATTCCGCGCCAATTTGAGCGACAAGTAACAATTGAACGGCGACAATTTGTTAGCACTTTGGAGCGGATTGCTGTGTTAGCCGATCAAAAAAATAATATTGTCAAGCTCAGCATTGATAGCGAAGCTCAAGAAATTACCTTATCTTGTGAAGCTCAAGATGTAGGCAATGGTAGAGAGTCAATGCCAGCAGAAATTTCTGGGGAAAATATTGAAATTGCTTTTAACATTAAATATTTGATGGAAGGCTTAAAAGAATTACCATCTACCGAAATTCAAATGCATTTAAATCAAAGCCTAACTCCAGTAATTTTTACGCCATTGGGTGGTTTGAAAATGACCTATTTAGCTATGCCTGTGCAACTTAGAAGTTAG
- a CDS encoding serine/threonine protein kinase, which translates to MTLIWRESSMIALAGVAIQSKIYESSNSLVYRGIRVQDGRAIIVKMLKLDYPSPQELTRYRQEYEITRSLNIEGVVKAYSQQDYQRTLVILLEDFGGESLERWMQERSDFCPMLLPDFLPLAINITDILGRIHAANIVHKDINPGNIVFNPETGIVKIIDFGIATRFNHTNPTFKSLHVLEGTLAYLSPEQTGRMNRLLDYRTDFYSLGVTFYQLLTGQLPFPTKDVLELVHCHIAKQPPPTYDLNATIPKPISDIILKLMAKNAEDRYQSAWGIKADL; encoded by the coding sequence ATGACACTCATCTGGAGAGAGAGTTCAATGATTGCTCTAGCCGGAGTCGCTATCCAAAGTAAAATTTATGAGAGTTCTAATTCTCTGGTATATCGGGGTATCAGAGTACAAGATGGTCGAGCGATCATCGTTAAAATGCTAAAGCTTGATTATCCCTCACCTCAAGAATTAACGCGCTACAGACAGGAATATGAAATTACCCGTTCCCTTAACATAGAAGGAGTAGTCAAGGCATACAGCCAGCAGGACTATCAACGTACGCTCGTTATTCTCCTAGAAGATTTTGGCGGAGAGTCCCTAGAACGATGGATGCAGGAACGCTCAGACTTTTGCCCGATGCTCTTACCTGATTTTTTACCATTAGCGATTAATATCACTGATATTCTGGGCAGAATCCATGCTGCCAATATTGTTCACAAGGATATTAATCCTGGCAACATCGTTTTTAATCCGGAGACTGGCATTGTCAAAATTATTGACTTTGGGATAGCCACCCGCTTTAACCACACTAATCCAACATTCAAAAGTCTTCATGTGTTAGAGGGCACACTTGCTTACCTCTCACCGGAGCAAACCGGGCGCATGAACCGTTTGCTCGATTACCGTACCGATTTTTACTCCCTCGGTGTGACTTTTTATCAACTGCTCACCGGACAGTTGCCGTTTCCAACAAAGGATGTGCTTGAGCTAGTCCATTGTCATATTGCTAAACAACCACCTCCAACTTACGATTTGAATGCAACCATTCCTAAACCCATTTCAGATATCATTTTGAAACTGATGGCGAAGAATGCGGAGGATCGCTATCAGAGTGCTTGGGGCATCAAAGCGGATTTATAA
- a CDS encoding AAA family ATPase, producing MQDVSEQFQISQKLYGRDREVAMLLAAFDRVASSQNYTEKTSEQEQRSNSTSQVEMMLVSGYAGIGKSALVQEIYKPITQKRGYFIWGKFDQFQRNIPYSALANALQKLVQQLLGEPDNRVQQWRSLLLTALGTNGQIIIDVIPEVELIIGKQPPVLEVGAIEAQNRFHRIFKMFVRVFCSKEHPLVIFLDDLQWIDSATLKLIELMLLDEQTQSLFLIGAYRNNEVNPTHPLMLTLSRLRKQGAVFQEIILTPLTLEPLSQLIAETLHHNTDTVRSLAELVLRKTEGNPFFVNEFLRTLYSENLLTFDAEDLSWQWNIAQIQAQNITDNVVELMLHKLKKLPENTQQILRLAACVGAEFNLNTLSIVYEKPLETVFQDLLAVIQVGLIQPLSELDENLLIQEYKFLHDRVQQAAYALIDDSHKQIVHLQIGRNLLEKILPERRSERLFEIVDHLNYGIELVSDQIERNEIAQLNLIAGQKAKAAIAYSVAKKYLATARFWLAASSWQTNYDLTLDLYTETTEIAYLCGDFEDVEHWLSIVLQKAKTVIDTVKVYEVKIQIYVAQEQLSKAINTGLQVLSQLGIAILKTPSQSDIQLELDAIASLFNERSSQERVHSPKIAEPNQLAAMRILSRITLAAHLAAPDILPLFVSKQVSLSIQYSNLPVSPFVYALYGFILCRTGKDIESGYKFGQLALKQLSQPNTQPLKAKTLLSVNIFIVHWKKHSRETLQPFIEGYHSGLETGDLEFAAYCAEVYCLQSLCVGKELVELECEMRTYSEAIRQLKQEAALIWTQMHHQVVLNLMERSTNPTRLNGEAYDQENRLRQHETENNGTSIFFLYCYQLFLCYLFSEYSQAVENSSLAAPYVSYLESTPPVPVYYFYSSLAQLATYSRSSDQAQGKILEAVAVNQSKLQVWADSAPMNHLHKYQLVQAETARVLGQLFEAEEFYEQAIQGARENKYIQEEALAYELAAKHYLARGREKFAQTYMKEAHYCYERWGATAKVRDLETRYPQFFPHLSDIAPPIRTTAGSISNTSHIAFDLTAVLKASQAISSEIELEVLLNSLMKILIENAGAQTGFLILENAGEWVIEASGELNDGDNDNVYATQVLQSIPIANHLPESIINYVIRTHESVILNDATGEGNFVSEPYVQHNQTKSIFCLPLLNQGKLVGILYLENQLATRAFTPERSQVLNLLSTQAAIAIENARLYSKLRASESQMAQFLEAVPVGIGVVDALGRPCYANQQAIQLLGKGIVPSATPDQLAEVYQLYLAGGEQPYPIENLPVMRALSGERTRIDDLEIHQNNAIIQVEGWGTPIFDEQGKVAYAISAFQDITERKQAEELLADYNRTLEQQVAQRTAALQASEAALRDVYDELRLREEELRLIANALPVCICYVDANQRYRFVNRTYEVWFSCSRDEIIGKSVRELLGEPAYQVAQPYINRTLEGQIITYEAEIPYPFGKKYISAEWH from the coding sequence GTGCAAGACGTTTCTGAACAGTTTCAAATTTCCCAAAAACTGTATGGAAGAGATCGGGAAGTTGCAATGTTACTGGCGGCTTTTGACCGCGTTGCTTCTTCACAAAACTACACAGAAAAAACTTCAGAACAGGAACAAAGATCCAACTCAACATCCCAAGTTGAAATGATGTTGGTATCTGGCTATGCTGGAATTGGGAAATCAGCATTAGTGCAGGAAATTTATAAACCGATCACCCAAAAGCGTGGCTATTTTATCTGGGGTAAATTCGATCAATTTCAGCGTAATATTCCCTACAGCGCGCTCGCAAATGCCCTGCAAAAATTGGTGCAGCAATTGCTCGGTGAACCAGATAATCGGGTGCAACAGTGGCGATCGCTCCTGCTCACAGCATTAGGAACCAACGGACAAATTATCATTGATGTAATCCCAGAAGTTGAGTTAATTATTGGCAAGCAGCCCCCCGTACTAGAAGTTGGAGCAATTGAAGCTCAAAATCGCTTTCATCGCATCTTTAAAATGTTTGTGCGGGTGTTTTGTTCAAAGGAACATCCGCTTGTAATTTTTTTAGATGATTTGCAATGGATAGACTCAGCAACGTTGAAATTAATTGAGTTGATGCTGCTTGATGAGCAAACCCAATCCCTATTTTTAATTGGAGCTTATCGAAATAATGAGGTCAATCCAACCCATCCGTTGATGTTAACGCTCTCAAGACTGCGAAAACAAGGGGCAGTGTTTCAGGAAATTATCCTGACACCTTTAACGCTGGAGCCATTAAGCCAGCTGATTGCCGAGACACTGCATCACAATACTGACACTGTTCGTTCTTTAGCTGAGTTAGTGTTGCGTAAAACCGAGGGCAATCCTTTCTTTGTCAATGAATTTTTGAGGACGCTGTATAGCGAAAATCTGTTGACCTTTGATGCTGAAGACTTAAGCTGGCAGTGGAACATTGCTCAGATTCAAGCTCAAAATATCACTGATAATGTTGTGGAGTTGATGCTTCACAAGTTGAAGAAACTGCCAGAGAACACACAGCAAATTCTTCGGTTAGCTGCTTGCGTCGGTGCTGAATTTAATTTAAATACTCTATCGATTGTTTATGAGAAACCACTTGAAACGGTTTTCCAAGATTTACTGGCAGTAATACAAGTTGGATTAATTCAACCCCTATCTGAATTAGATGAGAACTTGTTAATTCAAGAGTATAAGTTTTTGCACGATCGCGTGCAGCAAGCAGCATACGCCTTAATTGATGACTCGCACAAGCAAATTGTTCATTTACAAATTGGTCGTAATCTGCTGGAAAAAATTTTGCCGGAGCGAAGATCAGAGCGGCTGTTTGAAATTGTCGATCATCTTAATTATGGGATTGAGCTTGTTAGCGATCAAATTGAACGCAATGAAATTGCTCAATTAAATTTAATTGCAGGTCAAAAAGCAAAAGCAGCGATCGCCTATAGTGTGGCGAAAAAATATTTAGCTACAGCAAGATTTTGGCTAGCAGCTTCTAGCTGGCAAACCAACTATGACCTGACTTTAGATTTATATACAGAAACAACAGAAATCGCCTATTTATGTGGTGATTTTGAAGATGTAGAACACTGGTTGTCGATTGTACTACAAAAAGCTAAGACAGTTATCGATACCGTAAAAGTTTACGAAGTCAAAATTCAAATTTATGTCGCGCAGGAGCAGTTGTCAAAAGCGATAAATACTGGATTGCAAGTTTTGTCGCAACTGGGGATCGCTATTCTTAAAACGCCTAGCCAGTCAGATATTCAGCTTGAACTCGATGCAATCGCATCACTCTTCAATGAGAGGTCAAGTCAAGAGCGGGTTCATTCACCGAAAATAGCCGAGCCAAACCAGTTGGCGGCGATGCGAATCCTATCTAGAATAACGCTTGCTGCTCATCTTGCCGCCCCTGATATACTGCCACTATTTGTCTCTAAACAGGTCAGCCTCTCAATCCAATATAGCAATCTGCCAGTGTCTCCCTTTGTGTACGCTCTGTATGGATTCATTCTTTGTCGGACGGGCAAAGACATCGAGTCTGGCTACAAGTTTGGGCAGTTGGCTCTCAAACAGTTGTCACAACCAAATACTCAGCCACTCAAAGCTAAGACATTACTGAGCGTCAACATATTCATCGTTCATTGGAAAAAACATTCCAGAGAAACATTGCAGCCATTCATAGAAGGCTATCACAGTGGTTTGGAAACTGGAGATTTAGAGTTTGCTGCCTACTGTGCTGAAGTTTACTGCTTACAATCCCTCTGTGTGGGCAAAGAACTCGTGGAACTCGAATGCGAGATGAGAACCTACAGTGAAGCCATCCGTCAACTGAAACAAGAAGCAGCACTCATTTGGACTCAGATGCATCATCAGGTTGTCTTAAATTTGATGGAACGCTCAACCAATCCTACCCGTCTAAACGGTGAAGCCTACGATCAAGAGAATAGATTGCGGCAACATGAAACAGAAAATAATGGCACCTCAATCTTTTTCTTATATTGCTACCAGCTTTTTCTTTGCTATTTATTTTCTGAGTATTCCCAGGCAGTTGAAAACTCCAGTTTAGCGGCACCGTATGTGAGCTACCTAGAATCGACACCTCCTGTTCCTGTGTACTATTTTTATAGCTCTCTGGCACAACTCGCAACCTATTCTAGAAGCAGCGATCAAGCGCAAGGAAAAATCCTGGAAGCAGTTGCAGTTAACCAGAGTAAGCTCCAGGTATGGGCAGATAGTGCGCCGATGAATCATTTGCATAAATACCAGTTGGTGCAAGCAGAGACAGCGCGAGTTCTGGGTCAGTTATTTGAGGCAGAAGAATTTTACGAACAAGCTATTCAAGGAGCCAGAGAAAATAAATATATCCAAGAAGAGGCGTTAGCTTATGAATTGGCTGCAAAACATTATTTAGCCAGAGGTAGAGAAAAATTTGCCCAAACCTATATGAAGGAAGCTCACTACTGTTATGAGCGTTGGGGAGCGACTGCCAAGGTTAGAGATTTGGAAACTCGCTATCCGCAGTTCTTTCCTCACTTGTCCGACATAGCTCCACCAATCCGCACCACTGCTGGAAGTATCTCTAATACCTCACACATCGCTTTCGATTTGACGGCGGTTCTGAAAGCATCACAAGCAATTTCCAGTGAAATTGAACTGGAGGTGTTGTTAAATTCCTTGATGAAAATATTAATTGAAAATGCTGGCGCACAAACAGGATTTTTAATTTTGGAAAACGCAGGAGAATGGGTGATTGAAGCTTCTGGCGAACTAAATGATGGTGATAATGATAATGTGTATGCAACACAAGTGCTGCAATCTATCCCAATTGCAAATCACCTGCCTGAATCAATTATTAATTATGTTATTCGTACTCATGAATCTGTTATCCTAAACGATGCAACTGGTGAAGGAAATTTTGTCAGTGAACCATACGTTCAGCATAACCAAACGAAATCAATCTTCTGTTTGCCACTGCTAAATCAAGGTAAGCTCGTCGGCATATTGTATTTAGAAAATCAGCTAGCAACTAGAGCATTTACACCGGAGCGATCGCAAGTTTTGAATTTGTTATCAACTCAGGCAGCCATTGCCATCGAAAATGCCAGACTCTACTCAAAGCTGCGCGCCAGCGAAAGTCAAATGGCTCAGTTTCTAGAAGCGGTTCCGGTAGGAATTGGAGTTGTAGATGCGCTGGGTCGCCCTTGCTACGCCAATCAACAGGCAATTCAGCTATTGGGCAAAGGAATTGTGCCTTCCGCAACGCCGGATCAACTCGCAGAGGTTTATCAACTTTATCTGGCGGGAGGGGAGCAACCATATCCAATTGAAAACCTGCCAGTGATGCGGGCATTGAGTGGTGAACGCACTAGAATTGACGATTTAGAAATTCACCAAAACAATGCAATCATTCAAGTTGAAGGGTGGGGAACTCCAATTTTTGATGAACAGGGCAAGGTGGCTTATGCGATCTCAGCTTTTCAAGACATCACAGAGCGCAAACAAGCCGAGGAACTGCTAGCCGATTACAACCGCACCTTAGAGCAACAAGTAGCTCAACGAACGGCAGCTTTACAAGCAAGCGAAGCTGCATTGCGCGATGTCTACGACGAGCTTCGCTTACGAGAGGAAGAATTACGACTGATCGCCAATGCTCTACCCGTTTGTATCTGTTATGTGGATGCCAATCAGCGCTATCGATTTGTCAATCGCACCTATGAGGTCTGGTTTAGCTGTAGTCGAGATGAGATTATAGGCAAGTCTGTCCGTGAACTTCTGGGTGAGCCAGCTTATCAGGTTGCCCAACCGTACATCAATCGAACGCTAGAAGGACAGATAATAACCTATGAGGCAGAAATTCCCTACCCGTTTGGTAAAAAGTATATCAGTGCTGAATGGCACTAA
- a CDS encoding LLM class flavin-dependent oxidoreductase codes for MKTGLFCNYENHHQDARRAIEEQVALVKRAESLDFEEAWVTEHHFNDFSVSPSTLMLMAHLAAVTVKIRLGSAALLLAFHNPIAIAESIATLDNLCNGRLSIGIAKGGPFPEQNKHFGTPMSESRSKTLEAMALIHKLLYDTDVSFSGKYYQCEGVTIYPKPLQKPISVYVATSDDEALKFTAINSLGLMGGAPFSLDTLKSNVTKYRAINSSGCDRLMLARFFFVARTNEEAVSEALPFLRTFSQRMKAFKHRAKSCGNDSKHPMSISDQKSSFDEDYLLKNSIIGDVITCRDKIKRFQDELNLETLALNPCSLDLQKKLESLTFYNQEVQSYV; via the coding sequence ATGAAAACTGGACTGTTCTGCAATTACGAAAATCATCACCAAGATGCTCGTCGTGCCATCGAGGAGCAAGTTGCGTTGGTAAAACGTGCAGAAAGCTTGGATTTTGAAGAAGCTTGGGTAACAGAGCATCATTTTAACGATTTCAGTGTTAGCCCATCGACTTTAATGTTGATGGCACACTTAGCAGCCGTAACTGTCAAAATCCGATTAGGTTCAGCAGCATTATTGCTGGCATTTCACAACCCGATCGCTATTGCTGAAAGCATTGCTACACTGGATAATCTGTGCAACGGACGACTTTCCATTGGAATTGCTAAGGGTGGGCCGTTCCCCGAACAAAACAAGCACTTTGGCACTCCCATGAGTGAATCTCGCTCTAAAACTCTAGAGGCAATGGCATTGATTCATAAACTACTATATGATACTGACGTGTCATTTAGTGGCAAATACTATCAGTGCGAAGGAGTGACTATTTATCCAAAACCTTTGCAGAAACCGATTTCAGTATATGTAGCAACCAGCGATGATGAAGCGCTCAAGTTTACCGCTATTAATTCCCTTGGCTTAATGGGAGGAGCGCCGTTTTCTCTGGATACTCTTAAGAGCAATGTTACTAAATATCGTGCGATTAATTCCAGTGGTTGCGATCGCTTGATGCTAGCACGGTTCTTTTTTGTTGCTCGCACAAATGAAGAAGCAGTAAGTGAGGCATTGCCTTTTCTTCGCACTTTTAGCCAAAGAATGAAAGCTTTTAAACATAGAGCCAAAAGTTGTGGTAATGACAGTAAACATCCGATGTCGATTAGCGATCAAAAAAGTTCTTTTGATGAAGACTATTTGCTGAAAAACTCAATTATTGGTGATGTAATTACCTGTCGTGATAAAATCAAACGATTTCAGGATGAGCTTAATTTAGAGACTTTAGCACTCAATCCTTGCTCGTTAGACCTGCAAAAAAAACTAGAAAGTTTGACATTTTATAACCAGGAGGTGCAAAGTTACGTCTGA